The following proteins are encoded in a genomic region of Opisthocomus hoazin isolate bOpiHoa1 chromosome 4, bOpiHoa1.hap1, whole genome shotgun sequence:
- the SUSD5 gene encoding sushi domain-containing protein 5, with product MASGSLRFSLTFLQGVGSVFFILQIISVQADGKVFALESKNNSEALDLAEAEKACVDLSARLATAEELKRAVLDCSFAGCTTGWLAGGSTGTIICRKTGSKQQSVKAIDVKIETDPFVNDQYDAFCVKDEDKPCGDPPSFPHTILHGHTGFEMGDELLYICAPGYIMGNKETAFTLLCDSCGEWYGQVQACVKDETEAHIDYEDNFPDDRSIPIVENEQVNGKEEIEQEQEQLSFSKSSEEGRTGSTKGVTQDTDTSEKGSRAPTESPVSLLSQKNLFWFPSQAFSEPESEKETSDSTKAQFSEGDNHIGVKTGYDEPGAKMFYDSEDFPIGPILTTNDTKADIDAVAITDESWLDGYPVTQEVVEDDEEEGDKVDGSMGTEDDVILTTDQPNHVEVRKSGNGSPAPEEGLTQVVAATLRTDDEESKETLVPLTSVSGLENLSVSRGYDDAAWDHPTTSLETVTQEPGTKMLFDITSLKTSMSETSMMVSPSDHTPYAEPKETTAYPAHVATTAPAPDIITDMSSQELAKQENLTQGLGEKPVPTSEPCEGEDCPKSSKGAIIAVIVILLCFLLVAAVLAVWFFKKRQQKNSVYKLNGRCQPRHHCYHHYHSQHIEMQKV from the exons GGAAAGTGTTTGCACTTGAGTCCAAGAACAACTCTGAGGCTCTGGATTTAGCTGAAGCTGAGAAAGCTTGTGTTGACCTGAGTGCTCGCTTAGCAACTGCAGAAGAACTGAAAAGGGCTGTTCTGGACTGTTCTTTTGCTGGCTGCACCACAGGATGGCTCGCCGGTGGCTCCACTGG gACAATTATATGCAGAAAGACGGGCAGCAAACAGCAGAGCGTGAAAGCCATTGATGTTAAAATTGAAACCGATCCCTTTGTGAATGACCAATATGATGCTTTTTGTGTAAAGGATGAAG acaagCCCTGTGGGGACCCACCATCCTTCCCCCACACCATCCTGCATGGCCACACTGGCTTTGAAATGGGGGACGAGCTGCTGTACATTTGCGCCCCGGGGTACATCATGGGCAACAAGGAGACGGCGTTCACGTTGCTCTGTGACAGCTGTGGGGAGTGGTACGGGCAGGTTCAGGCCTGTGTCAAAG aTGAAACTGAGGCACACATTGACTATGAAGATAATTTTCCTGATGACAGATCAATACCTATTGTTGAGAATGAACAAGTCAATGGCAAAGAGGAAATCGAGCAGGAGCAAGAACAGCTTTCCTTCAGTAAAAGTTCAGAGGAAGGAAGAACTGGAAGTACCAAAGGTGTTACTCAGGACACAGACACTTCTGAAAAAGGAAGCAGGGCACCAACTGAGTCCCCTGTGTCACTCCTAAGCCAAAAAAACTTGTTCTGGTTTCCATCACAGGCTTTCAGTGAGCCTGAATCAGAGAAAGAGACCAGTGATTCCACTAAAGCACAGTTTTCTGAAGGTGATAACCACATTGGAGTGAAGACAGGCTATGATGAACCTGGTGCCAAAATGTTTTACGACAGTGAGGATTTCCCCATTGGACCCATTCTTACAACTAACGATACAAAGGCAGACATAGATGCAGTTGCCATTACTGATGAGTCATGGTTAGATGGCTATCCAGTAACACAAGAAGTGGTAGAGGATGATGAAGAGGAGGGGGATAAAGTTGATGGATCGATGGGAACAGAAGATGATGTCATCCTCACAACTGACCAGCCGAATCATGTTGAAGTAAGAAAATCAGGCAATGGTAGCCCAGCTCCAGAGGAAGGTTTAACACAGGTTGTGGCAGCAACATTGAGGACAGATGATGAAGAGTCCAAAGAGACACTGGTACCACTTACATCAGTGAGTGGTCTGGAGAACTTAAGTGTGAGCAGAGGTTATGATGATGCCGCATGGGACCACCCAACTACATCTCTAGAAACTGTGACTCAGGAGCCCGGTACAAAGATGCTGTTTGACATAACCAGCTTAAAAACGTCCATGTCAGAAACCTCTATGATGGTCAGCCCTTCTGATCACACTCCATATGCAGAACCAAAAGAAACAACTGCCTACCCAGCACATGTAGCAACCACTGCACCAGCTCCAGATATCATTACTGACATGTCGTCCCAGGAATTAGCCAAGCAAGAAAATCTCACCCAGGGCCTTGGAGAAAAGCCCGTCCCCACTTCTGAGCCATGCGAAGGAGAGGATTGTCCCAAGTCAAGTAAAGGTGCTATCATAGCAGTAATTGtgattcttctctgcttcttacTGGttgcagctgtcctggctgtgtggTTTTTCAAAAAACGGCAGCAGAAAAATTCTGTCTATAAACTAAATGGAAGGTGTCAACCCAGACATCATTGCTACCACCACTACCACTCCCAGCACATCGAAATGCAGAAAGTCTAA